One Deltaproteobacteria bacterium DNA window includes the following coding sequences:
- a CDS encoding NAD-binding protein: protein MDIDLDPIDEKAVFIIGAGHFGARAARLIRQRSDVPVFVVDPDEKGLSSIGDLRVEKIQGDGIQFLLDNFHYLKDANTVVPALPVHLAYEWLVRYLPEDMETRKVPVPETNPPLPHAYPASEGSTLISYADFLCPDDCPEPVYCTVTGEKREQPLYALLKNLQLPPFRVHIIRSHQLAPGLGGYKAGDLRETAKRVLTDGAGMWILGTACKCHGILTAFELNDLSQSSQRHRGV, encoded by the coding sequence ATGGATATTGACCTGGACCCGATAGATGAAAAAGCTGTTTTCATTATAGGCGCCGGCCACTTCGGGGCCAGGGCCGCACGCCTTATCCGGCAACGATCCGATGTCCCTGTTTTCGTTGTAGATCCGGATGAGAAAGGGCTCTCAAGCATAGGGGACCTGAGGGTAGAAAAAATCCAAGGCGACGGGATTCAGTTTCTGTTGGACAACTTCCATTACCTGAAAGATGCGAACACCGTTGTCCCTGCGCTTCCGGTACACCTTGCCTATGAATGGCTGGTACGCTATCTCCCAGAGGACATGGAAACAAGAAAGGTACCCGTCCCCGAAACGAATCCTCCGCTCCCTCATGCGTACCCTGCAAGCGAGGGATCGACCCTGATCAGTTATGCTGATTTCCTCTGCCCGGATGACTGCCCGGAACCTGTGTATTGCACCGTAACAGGAGAAAAGCGTGAACAGCCCCTGTATGCCCTCCTGAAAAATCTCCAACTCCCTCCCTTCCGGGTGCATATTATACGCAGTCATCAGCTTGCCCCGGGATTGGGGGGATACAAGGCCGGGGACCTGAGGGAAACGGCAAAAAGGGTCTTAACCGATGGCGCCGGGATGTGGATACTGGGGACGGCCTGCAAATGCCACGGCATCCTGACGGCATTTGAACTGAATGATCTCTCACAGAGTTCACAGAGGCACAGAGGGGTTTGA
- the dnaG gene encoding DNA primase, protein MSDNPSAKEEIKRAADIVQVIGQYVQLKKAGKNFMGLCPFHAEKAPSFTVSPDRQMFHCFGCKKGGDVFAFWMEYHGMTFPETLKDLAERYNITIVETFSSEEEKKRTRLREALFKINQMAMQYFQEALGQAERGNPAAEYLKKRALSTQIISEFRLGYAPDTWDGLTLYLKHRRIDLERAVQAGLIIPKKGGGYYDRFRGRVMFPIFNQRGQVVGFGGRVLNDALPKYLNTPETLLFHKGEFPYGLHASYKAIRQKGVTVIVEGYMDLLALRNHGLEEVVATLGTALTHDHIRKIKGYAREAIVVFDSDEAGRIAALRSLPLFLNEGLPARAVVLPHGHDPDSFVNKNGLSAFLALIEKAAPMFDFFLDQKLTLGGSDIEGKVTVLKEILPVLALLRNSAQRSLYAGRLSERIGIKEDVILSELRAVAKGLSEGGLQKNLKERVAASQAKQRIGDVQLLNLLVHHPVAVTGLLDTDCMKLLSDATTLQIVKRIFEKYRQEGRFSPEHLEESLESEEVRIRLREALVADSIYSDQEVNQAVREIAEKVRQKKLTSSIKTAGGDPETLNRLLQLKAREARSH, encoded by the coding sequence ATGTCAGATAACCCATCGGCCAAAGAAGAAATAAAGAGGGCGGCTGATATCGTACAGGTTATCGGCCAGTATGTTCAGCTCAAGAAGGCCGGGAAGAATTTCATGGGGCTATGCCCGTTTCATGCTGAAAAGGCTCCTTCTTTCACGGTCAGCCCGGACAGGCAGATGTTTCACTGTTTCGGATGCAAGAAGGGAGGCGATGTCTTCGCCTTCTGGATGGAATATCATGGGATGACCTTTCCCGAGACGCTAAAGGACCTTGCCGAGAGATATAACATAACGATCGTGGAGACATTTTCCTCTGAAGAAGAGAAAAAAAGGACGCGACTCCGGGAGGCCCTGTTTAAAATCAATCAGATGGCCATGCAATATTTTCAGGAAGCATTGGGCCAGGCGGAGAGAGGGAACCCGGCGGCTGAATATTTGAAAAAGCGGGCGCTTTCAACACAAATCATATCGGAATTCCGACTGGGTTACGCCCCTGATACATGGGACGGGCTCACGCTTTATTTGAAGCACCGCCGGATTGATCTGGAAAGGGCTGTTCAGGCGGGTCTGATCATCCCCAAAAAAGGAGGAGGATACTACGACCGATTCAGGGGACGGGTAATGTTCCCCATTTTCAATCAAAGAGGTCAGGTTGTCGGTTTCGGCGGGAGAGTCCTGAACGATGCCCTGCCCAAATACCTGAACACGCCAGAAACCCTTCTCTTTCACAAGGGAGAGTTCCCCTATGGACTGCATGCCTCTTACAAGGCGATCCGTCAGAAGGGCGTAACGGTGATTGTCGAGGGGTATATGGATCTGCTGGCCCTGAGAAATCACGGCCTCGAGGAGGTGGTGGCCACTCTCGGAACGGCCCTGACCCATGACCATATCCGGAAGATCAAGGGGTATGCCAGGGAGGCGATCGTGGTCTTTGATTCTGATGAGGCAGGCAGAATCGCTGCCTTGAGAAGTCTCCCCCTTTTTTTGAATGAAGGCCTCCCTGCCAGAGCGGTTGTCCTGCCCCACGGGCACGATCCGGACAGTTTTGTAAACAAGAACGGCCTGTCCGCGTTTTTGGCGCTCATTGAAAAGGCCGCCCCCATGTTTGATTTTTTCCTTGATCAGAAATTAACCCTGGGGGGGAGCGATATAGAGGGGAAAGTCACTGTCCTGAAGGAGATTCTGCCGGTCCTTGCCCTGCTCCGGAACAGCGCACAACGTTCCCTCTACGCCGGACGCCTGTCAGAGCGGATCGGAATCAAGGAAGATGTGATTCTATCCGAGTTGAGGGCTGTCGCCAAAGGGCTTTCAGAAGGCGGACTTCAAAAAAATCTCAAGGAGCGGGTGGCCGCATCCCAGGCAAAACAACGAATCGGAGATGTTCAGTTGCTCAACCTCCTCGTGCATCATCCCGTAGCCGTCACCGGACTGCTGGACACTGACTGCATGAAGCTCCTGTCGGACGCAACAACATTGCAGATCGTTAAACGAATTTTCGAAAAATACCGGCAGGAAGGCCGGTTTTCCCCTGAACACCTGGAAGAGAGCCTGGAAAGCGAGGAAGTCCGCATCCGGCTCAGAGAAGCCCTGGTGGCCGACTCGATTTATTCAGATCAGGAGGTGAACCAGGCGGTCCGGGAGATCGCGGAAAAGGTGCGACAGAAAAAGCTGACGAGTTCCATCAAGACAGCCGGAGGGGATCCGGAGACATTGAACCGTCTGCTGCAACTGAAGGCACGGGAGGCGCGGAGCCACTGA
- a CDS encoding Nif3-like dinuclear metal center hexameric protein, producing MVLKLKDFLNVLETVASARWAEPWDNPGLQIGSPNQEIHKIFSSLDPTLKALMSASKAGAQLLFTHHPLIFKPLSRLQTDVFPGNIIAEAARRGIAVVAAHTNLDAAPGGINDILAGLLDLTDMEVLKPVDTADGAGLGRIGDLPGPTSLSAVAEAVRKVMGTADIRVVGAPDLLIRRIAVVGGSGGSLVGLAYERSADLLLTGDIGHHVALEAEALGIALIDAGHFCSEKTAFNLFAGNLETLLRSKGWETVVEIDEGEGDPLRICDGG from the coding sequence ATGGTACTCAAACTGAAGGATTTCTTGAATGTGCTGGAAACCGTGGCCTCGGCCCGATGGGCCGAACCATGGGATAATCCGGGTCTTCAAATAGGTTCTCCCAACCAGGAAATCCATAAGATTTTCTCATCCCTGGATCCCACCCTCAAGGCCCTGATGTCTGCCTCAAAGGCCGGTGCGCAGCTCCTGTTCACCCATCATCCCCTGATCTTCAAACCTTTATCACGACTTCAGACAGATGTCTTTCCGGGTAATATCATTGCAGAAGCTGCCAGGCGGGGGATTGCCGTCGTGGCTGCACACACAAATCTGGATGCAGCCCCGGGAGGCATCAACGATATCCTGGCCGGGCTGCTGGATCTGACGGATATGGAGGTCCTGAAACCGGTTGACACGGCCGATGGCGCGGGGTTGGGACGGATCGGGGATCTGCCCGGTCCCACCAGCCTGTCCGCCGTGGCAGAGGCCGTCAGGAAGGTGATGGGAACGGCAGACATACGGGTGGTTGGAGCACCGGACCTTCTGATCCGTCGCATTGCCGTCGTGGGGGGATCGGGCGGAAGTCTCGTGGGTCTGGCCTATGAAAGGAGTGCTGATCTTCTCTTGACCGGCGACATTGGCCACCATGTTGCCCTGGAGGCCGAGGCATTGGGAATCGCTCTTATAGATGCAGGCCATTTCTGTTCGGAAAAGACGGCGTTCAACCTTTTTGCCGGGAATCTGGAAACCCTGTTGAGGTCAAAAGGCTGGGAAACCGTAGTCGAAATAGATGAGGGGGAGGGAGATCCTCTCCGGATATGTGATGGAGGATGA
- the rpoD gene encoding RNA polymerase sigma factor RpoD → MMDKNADMINLKRLIDNGKNKGYITFEELNDDLSEDFVSSEEHIDELMMMFEELDIMVIDEAAKKKIEKADGAKKRELEEEEKVDDAAIDLTDASSRVSDPVKMYLKEMGRISLLTREGEVEIAKRIEEGEKKALETLLLCGVGVEHIIELGEKLNEGEVKLKDVINDLEEDDSYMLIGEKKESVINLIDQIRALNEGMCLKRRERAKTGCAENIKKELAAQIKQDQKEIMKLVNSFSMEDRQIQNMIAKLRALAAEVGESERRLEECMLRAGGRPISYLKRCLAKIPKSAKDDQIITPIGLTKSDITALKTKAEKAQRTIRQAKERTDMTPRQIKLKLQKVEKSLEMANRAKSELIQANLRLVVSIAKKYTNRGLMFLDLIQEGNIGLMKAVDKFEYQRGYKFSTYATWWIRQAITRAIADQARTIRIPVHMIETINKLMRTSRYLVQEHGREPTSEEIAEKMEFPLEKVRKVLKIAKEPISLETPIGEEEDSHLGDFIEDKNVLSPGDAVVNFGLAEQTRKVLTTLTPREEKVLRMRFGIGEKADHTLEEVGRDFSVTRERIRQIEAKALRKLRHPSRSRKLKSFIDN, encoded by the coding sequence ATAATGGATAAGAATGCCGATATGATCAATTTAAAGCGGTTGATCGATAACGGAAAAAATAAGGGGTATATTACCTTTGAAGAGCTGAATGATGACCTTTCTGAAGATTTCGTATCCTCTGAGGAGCACATTGACGAGCTCATGATGATGTTCGAAGAGTTGGACATCATGGTCATTGACGAAGCTGCCAAAAAGAAGATCGAAAAGGCCGACGGTGCCAAGAAAAGGGAGTTGGAAGAGGAAGAAAAGGTCGATGATGCGGCTATTGACCTCACAGACGCCTCATCTCGTGTATCAGATCCTGTCAAGATGTATCTGAAGGAAATGGGACGGATCTCTCTTCTCACGCGGGAGGGCGAGGTGGAGATCGCCAAACGAATTGAAGAAGGAGAAAAAAAGGCACTGGAGACGCTTCTTCTTTGTGGCGTGGGCGTAGAGCACATTATTGAGCTGGGTGAAAAACTGAATGAAGGCGAAGTAAAATTAAAAGATGTGATTAATGACCTGGAAGAAGACGACAGCTATATGCTGATAGGTGAAAAAAAGGAATCCGTCATTAATCTGATCGATCAAATCAGGGCATTAAATGAAGGGATGTGCCTGAAAAGGCGTGAAAGAGCCAAGACCGGGTGCGCTGAAAACATTAAGAAGGAGCTTGCCGCACAGATCAAACAGGATCAGAAGGAGATTATGAAGCTGGTCAATTCCTTCAGTATGGAAGATCGACAGATACAGAATATGATAGCAAAACTCAGGGCCTTGGCGGCAGAGGTCGGGGAATCCGAAAGACGATTGGAAGAATGCATGTTGCGGGCAGGCGGGAGGCCGATATCCTATCTGAAACGATGTCTGGCCAAAATTCCGAAATCCGCCAAGGATGACCAGATCATCACCCCCATCGGTCTGACAAAGAGTGACATCACGGCCTTGAAGACCAAAGCGGAAAAGGCCCAGCGAACGATCCGACAGGCCAAGGAACGAACGGATATGACCCCCCGCCAGATTAAGCTGAAACTCCAGAAGGTCGAGAAAAGCCTGGAGATGGCCAATAGAGCCAAATCAGAACTTATTCAGGCCAATTTGAGGCTGGTCGTCAGCATTGCCAAAAAATATACCAACAGGGGACTCATGTTTCTGGATCTCATCCAGGAAGGGAATATCGGTCTGATGAAGGCCGTGGACAAATTCGAATACCAGCGGGGATACAAATTCAGTACCTATGCGACCTGGTGGATCAGACAGGCGATTACACGCGCCATAGCGGATCAGGCCCGCACGATCCGCATCCCCGTGCACATGATTGAAACGATCAACAAACTCATGCGGACATCGAGATATCTGGTGCAGGAACACGGTCGGGAGCCGACCTCCGAAGAAATCGCCGAAAAAATGGAATTTCCCCTTGAAAAGGTGCGAAAGGTACTGAAAATCGCTAAAGAGCCGATCTCGCTGGAGACCCCCATCGGTGAAGAGGAAGACAGCCATTTAGGTGATTTCATTGAAGATAAGAATGTTCTCTCTCCCGGTGATGCAGTCGTCAACTTCGGCTTGGCCGAACAGACCAGAAAGGTGCTGACCACCCTGACGCCCAGAGAGGAAAAGGTTCTCAGAATGAGATTCGGTATCGGCGAGAAGGCGGATCATACCCTGGAAGAGGTGGGCCGTGATTTCAGTGTAACCCGGGAGCGTATCCGGCAGATAGAGGCCAAGGCCCTTAGAAAGCTGAGGCACCCCAGCAGAAGCAGAAAGCTGAAAAGTTTTATAGATAACTGA